A single region of the Brienomyrus brachyistius isolate T26 chromosome 10, BBRACH_0.4, whole genome shotgun sequence genome encodes:
- the ogt.1 gene encoding UDP-N-acetylglucosamine--peptide N-acetylglucosaminyltransferase 110 kDa subunit isoform X1, whose translation MASSVGNVADSTEPTKRMLSFQGLAELAHREYQSGDFEAAERHCMQLWRQEPDNTGVLLLLSSIHFQCRRLDRSAHFSTLAIKQNPMLAEAYSNLGNVYKERGQLQEAIEHYRHALRLKPDFIDGYINLAAALVAAGDMEGAVQAYVSALQYNPDLYCVRSDLGNLLKALGRLEEAKACYLKAIETQPNFAVAWSNLGCVFNAQGEIWLAIHHFEKAVTLDPNFLDAYINLGNVLKEARIFDRAVAGYLRALSLSPNHAVVHGNLACVYYEQGLIDLAIDTYRRAIELQPHFPDAYCNLANALKEKGNVSEAEECYNTALRLCPTHADSLNNLANIKREQGNIEEAIQLYRKALEVFPEFAAAHSNLASVLQQQGKLQEALMHYKEAIRISPTFADAYSNMGNTLKEMQDVQGALQCYTRAIQINPAFADAHSNLASIHKDSGNIPEAIASYRTALKLKPDFPDAYCNLAHCLQIVCDWTDYDERMKKLVSIVADQLEKNRLPSVHPHHSMLYPLSHGFRKAIAERHGNLCLDKINALHKPPYEHAKDLKTSGGRLRVGYVSSDFGNHPTSHLMQSIPGMHNSEKFEVFCYALSPDDSTNFRVKVMAEAHHFVDLSQIPCNGKAADRIHQDGVHILINMNGYTKGARNELFALRPAPIQAMWLGYPGTSGAPFMDYIVSDLETSPIELAEQYSEKLAYMPNTFFIGDHANMFPHLKKKAVIDFKSNGHIFDNRIVLNGIDLKAFLDSLPDVKAVKMKCDGQETTDGNGALSMPVIPMNTAAEAIINMINQGQIQVTINSFTVSNGLATTQINNKAATGEEVPRTIVVTTRSQYGLPEDSIVYCNFNQLYKIDPPTLQMWVNILKRVPNSVLWLLRFPAVGEPNIQQCAQSMGLPISRIIFSPVAPKEEHVRRGQLADVCLDTPLCNGHTTGMDVLWAGTPMVTMPGETLASRVAASQLTCLGCLELIANSRQDYEDVAVKLGTDMEFLKMVRARVWKQRICSPLFNTKQYTLDLEKLYVQMWEHYSAGAKPEHLVNLQPLESSESA comes from the exons ATGGCGAGCTCCGTTGGAAACGTGGCTGATAGCACAG AACCGACAAAACGTATGCTTTCCTTCCAAGGGTTGGCCGAGCTGGCGCACAGGGAGTACCAGTCGGGTGACTTTGAGGCGGCTGAGCGCCATTGCATGCAGCTGTGGAGGCAGGAGCCCGACAACACTGGGGTTTTGCTTCTGCTCTCCTCCATCCACTTCCAATGCCGCCGGCTTGACAG GTCGGCTCACTTCAGCACCTTGGCCATCAAGCAGAACCCCATGCTGGCGGAGGCCTATTCCAACCTGGGCAATGTCTACAAGGAGCGCGGACAGCTGCAGGAGGCCATCGAGCACTACCGGCATGCGCTGCGGCTGAAGCCTGACTTCATCGACGGATACATCAACCTGGCGGCTGCACTGGTTGCTGCTGGGGACATGGAGGGGGCTGTGCAGGCCTACGTTTCTGCTCTGCAGTACAACCCG GATCTCTACTGTGTCCGAAGCGACTTGGGGAACTTGCTGAAGGCGCTTGGGCGCCTGGAAGAGGCTAAG GCCTGTTACCTGAAAGCAATTGAGACTCAGCCAAACTTTGCAGTGGCTTGGAGCAACCTGGGCTGTGTGTTCAATGCCCAGGGAGAGATCTGGCTGGCCATTCATCACTTTGAGAAG GCTGTGACTCTGGATCCTAATTTTCTGGATGCTTATATCAATTTGGGGAATGTCCTCAAAGAAGCAAGGATCTTTGACAG GGCTGTTGCAGGATACCTCCGTGCCCTCAGCCTGAGCCCAAACCATGCTGTGGTTCATGGTAACCTGGCCTGTGTGTACTACGAGCAGGGCCTGATTGACCTGGCCATCGATACCTATAGGCGGGCCATTGAGCTACAGCCTCATTTCCCTGATGCCTATTGCAACCTGGCCAATGCCCTCAAAGAAAAGGGCAAT GTTTCAGAGGCAGAGGAGTGCTATAACACAGCGCTACGCCTGTGTCCCACGCACGCAGACTCCCTCAACAATCTGGCCAACATCAAGCGAGAGCAGGGCAATATTGAGGAAGCCATCCAGCTCTACAGGAAAGCTCTTGAG GTTTTCCCCGAGTTTGCTGCGGCCCACTCCAACCTGGCCAGCGTACTGCAGCAGCAGGGAAAGCTGCAGGAGGCCCTCATGCACTATAAGGAGGCCATCAG GATCAGTCCAACCTTCGCCGACGCCTACTCCAACATGGGTAACACGCTGAAGGAGATGCAGGATGTGCAGGGGGCGCTCCAGTGTTACACCCGTGCCATTCAGATCAACCCAGCCTTTGCCGACGCCCATAGCAACCTGGCCTCCATTCACAAG GATTCTGGAAATATTCCTGAGGCCATTGCGTCTTACCGCACTGCCCTGAAACTGAAGCCTGATTTCCCGGATGCCTATTGTAACCTggcacactgcctacag ATTGTGTGTGACTGGACCGATTATGATGAGCGCATGAAGAAGCTGGTGAGCATCGTGGCTGACCAGCTGGAGAAGAACAGACTGCCCTCGGTGCACCCCCACCACAGCATGCTGTACCCCCTCTCCCACGGCTTCCGCAAAGCCATTGCTGAGAGGCACGGCAACCTCTGCCTGGACAAG ATCAATGCCTTACACAAGCCTCCCTACGAGCACGCCAAGGACCTAAAGACCAGCGGGGGGCGTCTGCGCGTGGGCTACGTCAGCTCTGATTTCGGGAATCACCCGACCTCACACCTCATGCAGTCTATCCCTGGCATGCACAACTCTGAGAAGTTTGAG GTTTTCTGTTACGCCCTTAGCCCTGATGACAGCACCAATTTCCGTGTGAAGGTGATGGCAGAGGCCCACCACTTTGTAGATTTATCCCAA ATTCCCTGCAATGGGAAGGCTGCAGATAGGATCCACCAGGATGGTGTGCACATCCTGATCAACATGAATGGCTACACCAAGGGGGCACGCAATGAACTGTTTGCCCTGCGGCCAGCACCTATTCAG GCCATGTGGCTAGGCTACCCTGGGACGAGTGGGGCTCCCTTCATGGATTACATCGTTTCTGACCTGGAGACGTCCCCCATCGAGCTGGCAGAGCAGTACTCTGAGAAACTGGCCTACATGCCAAACACCTTCTTTATTGGCGATCATGCCAACATGTTCCCACACCTCAAG AAAAAGGCAGTGATTGACTTCAAGTCAAATGGACACATCTTCGACAATCGCATCGTGCTGAACGGCATTGATTTGAAGGCCTTTTTGGACAGCCTGCCGGATGTGAAGGCTGTGAAG ATGAAGTGCGACGGCCAAGAGACCACTGATGGCAATGGCGCCCTCTCCATGCCCGTCATCCCCATGAATACGGCTGCTGAGGCCATAATCAACATGATCAACCAGGGCCAGATCCAAGTCACCATTAACAGCTTCACTGTCAGCAATGGGCTGGCCACCACCCAG ATCAACAATAAGGCTGCCACTGGAGAGGAAGTCCCACGCACAATCGTGGTCACGACGCGCTCCCAGTACGGACTCCCTGAGGACTCCATTGTGTACTGCAACTTCAATCAGCTGTACAAGATTGACCCTCCCACTCTACAGATGTGGGTCAAC ATCCTGAAGCGGGTGCCTAACAGTGTGCTGTGGCTGCTGCGCTTCCCGGCTGTGGGCGAGCCCAACATCCAGCAGTGTGCCCAGAGCATGGGCCTCCCCATTTCACGCATCATCTTTTCGCCCGTGGCCCCCAAAGAGGAGCACGTCCGACGTGGCCAGCTAGCCGACGTCTGCCTGGACACGCCGCTCTGCAATGGGCACACCACTGGCATGGATGTGCTCTGGGCTGGCACACCCATGGTCACCATGCCAG GTGAGACCTTAGCCTCTCGAGTGGCTGCCTCCCAGCTTACCTGTCTGGGCTGTCTTGAGCTCATCGCAAACAGTCGTCAGGATTATGAAGATGTGGCGGTCAAGCTGGGAACTGACATGGAGTT CCTGAAGATGGTTCGCGCTCGGGTCTGGAAGCAACGCATATGCAGCCCGCTGTTCAATACCAAGCAGTACACCTTGGACCTGGAGAAACTCTACGTGCAGATGTGGGAGCATTACTCTGCAGGGGCCAAGCCTGAGCATCTTGTCAATCTCCAGCCCCTAGAAAGCAGTGAAAGCGCCTGA
- the ogt.1 gene encoding UDP-N-acetylglucosamine--peptide N-acetylglucosaminyltransferase 110 kDa subunit isoform X2: MASSVGNVADSTGLAELAHREYQSGDFEAAERHCMQLWRQEPDNTGVLLLLSSIHFQCRRLDRSAHFSTLAIKQNPMLAEAYSNLGNVYKERGQLQEAIEHYRHALRLKPDFIDGYINLAAALVAAGDMEGAVQAYVSALQYNPDLYCVRSDLGNLLKALGRLEEAKACYLKAIETQPNFAVAWSNLGCVFNAQGEIWLAIHHFEKAVTLDPNFLDAYINLGNVLKEARIFDRAVAGYLRALSLSPNHAVVHGNLACVYYEQGLIDLAIDTYRRAIELQPHFPDAYCNLANALKEKGNVSEAEECYNTALRLCPTHADSLNNLANIKREQGNIEEAIQLYRKALEVFPEFAAAHSNLASVLQQQGKLQEALMHYKEAIRISPTFADAYSNMGNTLKEMQDVQGALQCYTRAIQINPAFADAHSNLASIHKDSGNIPEAIASYRTALKLKPDFPDAYCNLAHCLQIVCDWTDYDERMKKLVSIVADQLEKNRLPSVHPHHSMLYPLSHGFRKAIAERHGNLCLDKINALHKPPYEHAKDLKTSGGRLRVGYVSSDFGNHPTSHLMQSIPGMHNSEKFEVFCYALSPDDSTNFRVKVMAEAHHFVDLSQIPCNGKAADRIHQDGVHILINMNGYTKGARNELFALRPAPIQAMWLGYPGTSGAPFMDYIVSDLETSPIELAEQYSEKLAYMPNTFFIGDHANMFPHLKKKAVIDFKSNGHIFDNRIVLNGIDLKAFLDSLPDVKAVKMKCDGQETTDGNGALSMPVIPMNTAAEAIINMINQGQIQVTINSFTVSNGLATTQINNKAATGEEVPRTIVVTTRSQYGLPEDSIVYCNFNQLYKIDPPTLQMWVNILKRVPNSVLWLLRFPAVGEPNIQQCAQSMGLPISRIIFSPVAPKEEHVRRGQLADVCLDTPLCNGHTTGMDVLWAGTPMVTMPGETLASRVAASQLTCLGCLELIANSRQDYEDVAVKLGTDMEFLKMVRARVWKQRICSPLFNTKQYTLDLEKLYVQMWEHYSAGAKPEHLVNLQPLESSESA; encoded by the exons ATGGCGAGCTCCGTTGGAAACGTGGCTGATAGCACAG GGTTGGCCGAGCTGGCGCACAGGGAGTACCAGTCGGGTGACTTTGAGGCGGCTGAGCGCCATTGCATGCAGCTGTGGAGGCAGGAGCCCGACAACACTGGGGTTTTGCTTCTGCTCTCCTCCATCCACTTCCAATGCCGCCGGCTTGACAG GTCGGCTCACTTCAGCACCTTGGCCATCAAGCAGAACCCCATGCTGGCGGAGGCCTATTCCAACCTGGGCAATGTCTACAAGGAGCGCGGACAGCTGCAGGAGGCCATCGAGCACTACCGGCATGCGCTGCGGCTGAAGCCTGACTTCATCGACGGATACATCAACCTGGCGGCTGCACTGGTTGCTGCTGGGGACATGGAGGGGGCTGTGCAGGCCTACGTTTCTGCTCTGCAGTACAACCCG GATCTCTACTGTGTCCGAAGCGACTTGGGGAACTTGCTGAAGGCGCTTGGGCGCCTGGAAGAGGCTAAG GCCTGTTACCTGAAAGCAATTGAGACTCAGCCAAACTTTGCAGTGGCTTGGAGCAACCTGGGCTGTGTGTTCAATGCCCAGGGAGAGATCTGGCTGGCCATTCATCACTTTGAGAAG GCTGTGACTCTGGATCCTAATTTTCTGGATGCTTATATCAATTTGGGGAATGTCCTCAAAGAAGCAAGGATCTTTGACAG GGCTGTTGCAGGATACCTCCGTGCCCTCAGCCTGAGCCCAAACCATGCTGTGGTTCATGGTAACCTGGCCTGTGTGTACTACGAGCAGGGCCTGATTGACCTGGCCATCGATACCTATAGGCGGGCCATTGAGCTACAGCCTCATTTCCCTGATGCCTATTGCAACCTGGCCAATGCCCTCAAAGAAAAGGGCAAT GTTTCAGAGGCAGAGGAGTGCTATAACACAGCGCTACGCCTGTGTCCCACGCACGCAGACTCCCTCAACAATCTGGCCAACATCAAGCGAGAGCAGGGCAATATTGAGGAAGCCATCCAGCTCTACAGGAAAGCTCTTGAG GTTTTCCCCGAGTTTGCTGCGGCCCACTCCAACCTGGCCAGCGTACTGCAGCAGCAGGGAAAGCTGCAGGAGGCCCTCATGCACTATAAGGAGGCCATCAG GATCAGTCCAACCTTCGCCGACGCCTACTCCAACATGGGTAACACGCTGAAGGAGATGCAGGATGTGCAGGGGGCGCTCCAGTGTTACACCCGTGCCATTCAGATCAACCCAGCCTTTGCCGACGCCCATAGCAACCTGGCCTCCATTCACAAG GATTCTGGAAATATTCCTGAGGCCATTGCGTCTTACCGCACTGCCCTGAAACTGAAGCCTGATTTCCCGGATGCCTATTGTAACCTggcacactgcctacag ATTGTGTGTGACTGGACCGATTATGATGAGCGCATGAAGAAGCTGGTGAGCATCGTGGCTGACCAGCTGGAGAAGAACAGACTGCCCTCGGTGCACCCCCACCACAGCATGCTGTACCCCCTCTCCCACGGCTTCCGCAAAGCCATTGCTGAGAGGCACGGCAACCTCTGCCTGGACAAG ATCAATGCCTTACACAAGCCTCCCTACGAGCACGCCAAGGACCTAAAGACCAGCGGGGGGCGTCTGCGCGTGGGCTACGTCAGCTCTGATTTCGGGAATCACCCGACCTCACACCTCATGCAGTCTATCCCTGGCATGCACAACTCTGAGAAGTTTGAG GTTTTCTGTTACGCCCTTAGCCCTGATGACAGCACCAATTTCCGTGTGAAGGTGATGGCAGAGGCCCACCACTTTGTAGATTTATCCCAA ATTCCCTGCAATGGGAAGGCTGCAGATAGGATCCACCAGGATGGTGTGCACATCCTGATCAACATGAATGGCTACACCAAGGGGGCACGCAATGAACTGTTTGCCCTGCGGCCAGCACCTATTCAG GCCATGTGGCTAGGCTACCCTGGGACGAGTGGGGCTCCCTTCATGGATTACATCGTTTCTGACCTGGAGACGTCCCCCATCGAGCTGGCAGAGCAGTACTCTGAGAAACTGGCCTACATGCCAAACACCTTCTTTATTGGCGATCATGCCAACATGTTCCCACACCTCAAG AAAAAGGCAGTGATTGACTTCAAGTCAAATGGACACATCTTCGACAATCGCATCGTGCTGAACGGCATTGATTTGAAGGCCTTTTTGGACAGCCTGCCGGATGTGAAGGCTGTGAAG ATGAAGTGCGACGGCCAAGAGACCACTGATGGCAATGGCGCCCTCTCCATGCCCGTCATCCCCATGAATACGGCTGCTGAGGCCATAATCAACATGATCAACCAGGGCCAGATCCAAGTCACCATTAACAGCTTCACTGTCAGCAATGGGCTGGCCACCACCCAG ATCAACAATAAGGCTGCCACTGGAGAGGAAGTCCCACGCACAATCGTGGTCACGACGCGCTCCCAGTACGGACTCCCTGAGGACTCCATTGTGTACTGCAACTTCAATCAGCTGTACAAGATTGACCCTCCCACTCTACAGATGTGGGTCAAC ATCCTGAAGCGGGTGCCTAACAGTGTGCTGTGGCTGCTGCGCTTCCCGGCTGTGGGCGAGCCCAACATCCAGCAGTGTGCCCAGAGCATGGGCCTCCCCATTTCACGCATCATCTTTTCGCCCGTGGCCCCCAAAGAGGAGCACGTCCGACGTGGCCAGCTAGCCGACGTCTGCCTGGACACGCCGCTCTGCAATGGGCACACCACTGGCATGGATGTGCTCTGGGCTGGCACACCCATGGTCACCATGCCAG GTGAGACCTTAGCCTCTCGAGTGGCTGCCTCCCAGCTTACCTGTCTGGGCTGTCTTGAGCTCATCGCAAACAGTCGTCAGGATTATGAAGATGTGGCGGTCAAGCTGGGAACTGACATGGAGTT CCTGAAGATGGTTCGCGCTCGGGTCTGGAAGCAACGCATATGCAGCCCGCTGTTCAATACCAAGCAGTACACCTTGGACCTGGAGAAACTCTACGTGCAGATGTGGGAGCATTACTCTGCAGGGGCCAAGCCTGAGCATCTTGTCAATCTCCAGCCCCTAGAAAGCAGTGAAAGCGCCTGA
- the gcna gene encoding germ cell nuclear acidic protein, producing MDASTDRLFQKVAEKLGWTAKGALDLAEKELIQSIGKSRHQGPSRDVDSDSGSSGKENSPLKGQTQQKVIPLDSSDDDFDVFLVARATPAARRASRPPEKNTACEESSPAVVVSSDTDDSFEKFLSRVKTPKTKAARVKKYGSDDSLKQFIVDSSSDEDFVTDQRKKKPLSKGNPKAPSPDLRAAPAVLCPVTQLQSPVFVSDDDEGVLIRSTWKSRHTRLIPTSLETKSPAPKSLAPPSPSPYRTPVQLEDSSSGEEFQSLLDRLKRNHSIGSTNNTQTPKPSQEPVQKPSLSVPRGHGPKPSEGRAEKARVEKGTHSLSTPVQRVERPVLSQTEPRLLGSSQSTACKTPGCFLQSLSIPGSQYCRSFKLHKEELTGRLYQLYNSSIFEGKLPSNMSVSWNKKMRKTAGYCISGQERGSGNRYARIELSEKVCDSADRLRDTLVHEMCHAATWLINGVRDGHGSFWKLYARKATLAHPELPMVTRCHSYDINYKFQYQCSRCKNVIGRHSKSLDTQRFVCALCTGQLVLLTPARSRGPTPFAAFVKENYGNVRQELGGKGHAEVMRKLSADFAAKTQLGSS from the exons ATGGACGCTAGCACGGACAGGCTCTTCCAGAAGGTGGCGGAGAAGTTAGGCTGGACTGCCAAGGGGGCGCTGGATCTAGCCGAGAAGGAG CTTATACAGAGCATTGGGAAAAGTAGACATCAAGGTCCTTCTAGAGATGTAGATTCAGACAGCGGCAGTTCTGGAAAAGAGAACAGTCCTTTGAAAGGACAAACTCAACAGAAGGTGATCCCCCTGGACTCCAGTGACGACGATTTTGATGTGT TTCTTGTTGCGAGGGCTACACCTGCTGCACGGCGTGCATCCCGTCCGCCTGAGAAAAACACAGCTTGTGAGGAAAG TTCACCTGCAGTGGTAGTGAGTTCAGACACTGACGACAGCTTTGAAAAGT TCCTGAGCCGTGTGAAAACTCCAAAAACCAAGGCAGCCCGTGTGAAGAAGTACGGtagtgatgacag TCTTAAACAGTTTATAGTGGACAGCTCCTCCGACGAGGACTTTGTGACAGACCAGAGAAAGAAGAAACCTCTGTCCAAAG GCAACCCGAAGGCTCCCAGCCCTGATCTGCGAGCTGCGCCAGCAGTACTGTGCCCTGTCACCCAGTTGCAGTCCCCGGTTTTTGTGAGCGATGACGACGAAGGCGTGTTAATCAGGAGCACCTGGAAATCTCGCCACACCCGGCTTATTCCTACATCACTGGAAACCAAATCCCCTGCCCCCAAGTCTTTGGCTCCACCCTCTCCCTCACCATACCGGACGCCAGTGCAACTGGAAGATTCCAGTTCTGGGGAGGAGTTCCAGTCCTTGCTGGACAGACTGAAGAGGAATCACAGTATTGGCAGCACCAacaacacacagacacccaaacCCAGCCAAG AGCCTGTGCAAAAGCCCTCTCTGTCAGTTCCACGGGGCCATGGTCCGAAACCGAGTGAGGGTAGAGCAGAGAAGGCCCGGGTGGAGAAGGGGACCCATAGCCTGAGCACCCCAGTGCAGAGAGTGGAGAGGCCCGTGCTGAGCCAGACAGAGCCCAGACTCCTGGGAAGCAG CCAAAGCACGGCTTGTAAGACGCCTGGCTGCTTCCTGCAGTCCCTCTCTATTCCGGGGTCCCAGTACTGTCGCAGCTTCAAGCTGCACAAGGAGGAGCTCACGGGCAGACTGTACCAACTGTACAACAGCAGCATCTTTGAGGGAAAG CTCCCCTCCAACATGTCAGTGAGCTGGAATAAGAAGATGAGGAAAACTGCTGGGTACTGCATCTCAGGACAGGAACGGGGCAGTGGAAACCGCTACGCCCGCATCGAGCTCTCGGAGAAAGTGTGTGACTCCGCAG ACCGCCTGAGGGACACACTGGTGCACGAGATGTGCCACGCGGCCACCTGGCTCATCAACGGCGTGCGTGACGGCCATGGATCCTTCTGGAAGCTCTATGCTCGCAAGGCCACGCTGGCTCACCCTGAGCTGCCCATGGTCACACGCTGTCACAGTTACGATATCAACTACAAGTTCCAGTACCAGTGCAGCCGCTGCAAGAATGT GATTGGCCGCCACTCAAAGTCCCTGGACACGCAGCGATTCGTCTGCGCTCTCTGCACCGGTCAGCTGGTGCTGCTCACTCCTGCCAGGTCTCGGGGCCCCACGCCCTTCGCTGCCTTTGTCAAAGAGAACTACGGCAATGTGCGGCAGGAGCTGGGGGGGAAGGGCCACGCGGAGGTCATGCGCAAGCTCAGCGCCGATTTCGCCGCCAAGACGCAGCTCGGGAGCAGCTGA
- the LOC125750215 gene encoding olfactory receptor 12D3-like, with the protein MVGCNITALKASIQTSDLYYDIKLTLTCLSYGINLLLSAPLLLAIIRPPALLSKLRFMLLAHLLCCDSLQLLLLMLQAALLTSRLGIRLAHCLVFSLASQACCMVDVLLSAALAVDRYVAIKWPLRYELLLSPTRQRVLVLAVWTASLLAGSVTLYVALKNMQVDLFLPRCRVLLVADCISEASMLRAFSLAMGALVLPACYLTMLACFLLLCRDTRGLLRSHRARVTLAMQAVQMLFYSVPILMDSYLLPSTLHCDSLDTAAYTIYNLGVSLIPLVYGYRSRELQKRVQPGALRNHIHLRQ; encoded by the coding sequence ATGGTAGGGTGCAATATTACAGCGCTAAAGGCCTCCATTCAGACTTCTGATCTCTATTATGACATCAAGCTGACCTTGACCTGCCTGAGTTATGGGATTAACTTGCTGCTGAGTGCCCCCTTGCTGCTAGCCATCATCCGGCCACCTGCTCTCTTGAGCAAACTGCGCTTCATGCTGTTGGCCCACCTGCTCTGCTGCGACAGCCTGCAGTTGCTTCTCCTGATGCTTCAGGCTGCCCTGCTCACCTCCAGGCTGGGCATCCGCCTGGCCCACTGCCTTGTCTTCTCCTTGGCCTCGCAGGCTTGCTGCATGGTGGACGTGCTCCTCAGCGCCGCCCTGGCGGTGGATCGCTATGTGGCAATCAAGTGGCCTCTTCGCTACGAGCTGCTGCTGAGCCCCACCCGGCAGCGTGTCCTGGTGCTGGCCGTGTGGACAGCCTCCCTCCTCGCCGGCTCGGTCACCTTGTACGTGGccttgaaaaacatgcaggtgGACCTTTTCCTGCCGCGCTGCCGAGTGCTGCTGGTGGCGGACTGCATCTCTGAGGCCTCTATGCTGCGGGCCTTTTCCCTGGCTATGGGCGCCCTGGTGCTGCCTGCCTGCTACCTGACCATGCTGGCCTGCTTCCTGCTGCTCTGCAGGGACACAAGGGGGCTCCTCCGCTCGCACCGTGCCAGGGTCACGCTGGCCATGCAGGCAGTGCAGATGCTCTTCTACTCGGTGCCCATCCTCATGGACAGCTACCTGCTGCCCAGCACCCTGCACTGCGACTCCCTGGACACCGCTGCCTACACCATCTACAACCTGGGAGTCTCTCTGATCCCACTGGTGTATGGCTATCGCTCCCGGGAACTGCAGAAGAGGGTGCAGCCAGGTGCCCTGAGAAATCACATTCACCTCCGCCAGTGA